In Streptomyces chartreusis, the following proteins share a genomic window:
- a CDS encoding aldo/keto reductase, giving the protein MTSETITADAAGTWKLGDLSVSRVGFGAMRLTGSAAFHHGTPSDRERSIAVLRKAIDLGVDHIDTAAFYFSATRSANELINTALAPYPEDLVIATKVGPFRAYDGEWGTSARPDQLRGHVEENLRQLGRDHLDVVYLRRMRQDSIAEHFGALAELREAGLIRHLGISAVEPRHLAEAQAIAPVVSVQNRYALDRPDPEADELLRLCGEQGIAFVPFYAVAGDAGEQGATAAHDDEVHAVARAHGASPAQVRIAWTLHRGPHVLAIPGTGNPGHLSENVAAGALRLTDEEAARLDAAREHTG; this is encoded by the coding sequence ATGACCTCGGAAACGATCACCGCGGACGCCGCGGGCACCTGGAAACTCGGCGACCTGTCCGTGAGCCGCGTCGGCTTCGGCGCGATGCGGCTCACCGGCAGCGCCGCCTTCCACCACGGGACGCCGAGCGACCGTGAGCGCTCGATCGCCGTACTGCGCAAGGCGATCGACCTCGGCGTCGACCACATCGACACGGCGGCCTTCTACTTCTCCGCCACCCGCTCCGCCAACGAACTGATCAACACCGCACTGGCGCCGTACCCCGAAGACCTGGTCATCGCCACCAAGGTGGGCCCTTTCCGCGCCTACGACGGGGAGTGGGGCACCTCGGCCCGCCCCGACCAACTGCGCGGCCATGTCGAGGAGAACCTGCGCCAGCTCGGCCGCGACCACCTGGACGTCGTCTATCTGCGCCGCATGCGGCAGGACTCCATCGCCGAGCACTTCGGCGCGCTGGCCGAACTGCGCGAGGCGGGCCTGATCCGGCACCTCGGCATCTCCGCCGTGGAACCGCGCCACCTCGCCGAGGCGCAGGCCATCGCGCCCGTGGTGAGCGTGCAGAACCGGTACGCGCTCGACCGGCCCGACCCCGAGGCCGACGAACTGCTGCGTCTGTGCGGCGAGCAGGGCATCGCCTTCGTGCCGTTCTACGCGGTGGCCGGGGACGCGGGGGAGCAGGGCGCGACCGCCGCCCACGACGACGAGGTGCACGCCGTGGCGCGGGCGCACGGCGCGAGCCCCGCCCAGGTCCGCATCGCCTGGACCCTGCACCGCGGCCCGCACGTCCTCGCCATCCCCGGCACCGGCAACCCCGGCCACCTGAGCGAGAACGTGGCGGCGGGAGCCCTCCGCCTGACCGACGAAGAGGCGGCCCGGCTCGACGCGGCGCGAGAACACACCGGTTGA
- the sph gene encoding sphingomyelin phosphodiesterase, with protein sequence MTLFAHRRAQGSAVLALSLATAGLVGSAPAASAASAASAAEQTPPLKVLTYNVFLFSKTLYPNWGQDHRATEIARAPFVQGNDVVVLQEAFDNSSSDALKSSLAGRYPYQTPMVGRTKSGWDATGGAYSATTPEDGGVTVLSKWPILRKEQWVYKDACGADWWSNKGFAYVVLNVNGTKVHVVGTHAQSTDPGCGAGEAAAMRSRQFRTIDAFLDGKNIPANEQVILAGDLNVDSRTPEYASMLADGGLVGADARTGHPYSFDTAENSIAHDRYPDDPREDLDHVLHRAGHARPTVWKNEVVKEQSAPWTVTSWGTDYTYTNLSDHYPVTGYAG encoded by the coding sequence GTGACGCTCTTCGCACATCGCCGTGCACAGGGCTCGGCCGTGCTCGCGCTCTCGCTCGCCACCGCCGGCCTGGTCGGCTCGGCGCCCGCCGCGTCCGCCGCGTCCGCCGCGTCCGCCGCCGAGCAGACGCCACCGCTCAAGGTGCTGACGTACAACGTCTTCCTGTTCAGCAAGACCCTGTACCCGAACTGGGGCCAGGACCACCGGGCCACGGAGATCGCCAGGGCGCCGTTCGTGCAGGGGAACGACGTCGTCGTGCTCCAGGAGGCGTTCGACAACTCCTCCTCGGACGCGCTGAAGAGCTCGCTCGCCGGCCGCTACCCGTACCAGACCCCGATGGTCGGGCGCACCAAGAGCGGCTGGGACGCCACCGGCGGCGCCTACTCGGCGACCACGCCGGAGGACGGCGGGGTCACGGTCCTCAGCAAGTGGCCGATCCTGCGCAAGGAGCAGTGGGTCTACAAGGACGCGTGCGGCGCGGACTGGTGGTCCAACAAGGGCTTCGCGTACGTCGTGCTGAACGTGAACGGCACCAAGGTGCACGTCGTCGGCACGCACGCCCAGTCGACGGACCCGGGCTGCGGCGCGGGCGAGGCGGCGGCCATGCGCAGCCGGCAGTTCAGGACGATCGACGCGTTCCTGGACGGCAAGAACATCCCGGCGAACGAGCAGGTGATCCTCGCCGGTGACCTGAACGTCGACTCGCGCACGCCGGAGTACGCCTCGATGCTCGCCGACGGCGGTCTGGTGGGCGCCGACGCTCGCACGGGGCATCCGTACTCGTTCGACACGGCGGAGAACTCCATAGCCCACGACCGCTACCCCGACGACCCGCGCGAGGACCTGGACCACGTCCTGCATCGCGCGGGCCATGCCCGTCCCACGGTCTGGAAGAACGAGGTGGTCAAGGAGCAGAGCGCGCCCTGGACGGTGACGAGCTGGGGCACCGACTACACGTACACGAACCTGTCGGACCACTACCCGGTGACCGGGTACGCGGGCTGA